A single genomic interval of Chrysemys picta bellii isolate R12L10 unplaced genomic scaffold, ASM1138683v2 scaf4652, whole genome shotgun sequence harbors:
- the LOC135980584 gene encoding fibrinogen-like protein 1-like protein: MMALLCVAPVQGNGALAHKKVERGFPKDCSNIPRDSPSGVHVIQPAGSPPRVVWCDMDTEGKGWTVVQRNSYNTEITWKESWSTYKYGFGNVQQDYWLGNEYLSLLTRQNIYKVRFVVEDKSNNTRYAEYDIFSVEDEPSGYPLRLGRYSGDGEDYLTTYHSGLGGIHDNMKFSTTDKDQDQTSGNCASSYGGWWYDKRQNVLLNGKGYIYWAGLCKSGECKSSLILVKPTDVCWVRQEEPILLGRRRR, translated from the coding sequence ggttccccaaagactgcagcaacatccccagggacagccccagcggggtccatgtcatccagccggcaggctctccccctcgagtggtgtggtgtgacatggacaccgaaggcaaaggctggaccgttgtccagagaaattcttacaacacagagatcacctggaaggagtcctggagcacctacaagtacggctttgggaacgtgcagcaggattactggctgggcaacgagtacctgtccctgctcacgcggcagaacatctacaaggtccgctttgtcgtggaggacaaatccaacaacacccgctatgcagagtacgacatcttcagtgtcgaggatgagcccagcgggtacccgctCAGGCTGGGCAGatactctggggacggcgaggactatctcaccacctaccactccggcctggggggcatacacgacaacatgaagttcagcacgactgacaaggatcaggaccagaccagtgggaattgcgcaagtagctatggaggctggtggtacgacaagcgtcagaacgtcctgctcaatgggaaaggctacatctactgggcagggttatgtaagagtggggagtgcaagtcttccctcatcctggttaagccaacagacgtgtgctgggtccggcaggaggagcccatcctccttgggagacggcgccgctga